Proteins encoded together in one Rana temporaria chromosome 6, aRanTem1.1, whole genome shotgun sequence window:
- the LYPD6B gene encoding ly6/PLAUR domain-containing protein 6B gives MPILNFLILCLIHFFFTPKPSAFARNVNFHNVRPPADPSPFPDSFKCFTCEKSSDNYNCNRWAEDKWCPPNTHYCKTVHHFTSHGKSKSVFKKCASREECHNVGCHHHRDSGHTECTACCEGMICNVDVPTNHTNAIFNALHSHRKSDAHRVTALIPTLLLFMWVLLFL, from the exons ATGCCTATACTGAATTTCCTAATCCTCTGCCTCATTCACTTCTTCTTCACGCCGAAACCCAGCGCTTTCGCCAGAAATGTCAATTTCCATAATGTGAGACCGCCTGCAGATC CTTCCCCATTTCCAGACAGTTTCAAGTGTTTTACGTGTGAGAAATCCAGTGACAATTACAACTGCAACAGATGGGCGGAGGACAAGTGGTGCCCACCAA ATACACATTACTGTAAAACAGTGCACCACTTCACAAGCCATGGCAAAAGTAAATCAGTCTTCAAGAAATGTGCCAGTCGGGAAGAGTGTCACAATGTGGGGTGTCACCATCATCGGGACTCAGGACATACG gaATGCACAGCCTGTTGTGAAGGTATGATCTGTAATGTGGATGTTCCAACAAACCATACAAACGCCATCTTCAATGCCCTACACTCACATCGGAAATCAGATGCCCACAGGGTCACAGCACTCATACCTACATTGCTATTATTCATGTGGGTCCTCCTCTTCCTTTAG